The following proteins come from a genomic window of Trifolium pratense cultivar HEN17-A07 linkage group LG4, ARS_RC_1.1, whole genome shotgun sequence:
- the LOC123922558 gene encoding transcription factor SRM1-like — translation MNNINNNGNSKEWTWDDDKGFEQNLLEYLDLEGQWDKPAVLVPSSTTEVKEHTQVITEDHLDENKATPVKKKIKKVLHWKEEEHRLFLEGLEKYGKGNWKAISKHVGTRSYTQVASHAQKHFIRIGVNQQSDNSSKKSKRKNKFDTTKWNGDFHPLLYRDYIPPPHPSSNLQTQPIVYQ, via the exons ATGAACAACATCAATAATAATGGCAACTCAAAGGAGTGGACATGGGATGATGATAAAGGCTTCGAGCAAAACCTCTTAGAATATCTAGACCTCGAGGGCCAATGGGACAAGCCAGCTGTTCTTGTTCCATCGTCAACGACTGAAGTAAAGGAGCATACTCAGGTGATTACGGAAGATCACTTGGATGAAAATAAAGCTACTCCGGTTAAGAAGAAGATCAAGAAAGTGCTTCATTGGAAAGAAGAAGAACACAG gttGTTTCTAGAGGGGCTTGAGAAGTACGGCAAGGGAAATTGGAAAGCGATTTCAAAACATGTTGGTACAAGATCGTATACTCAAGTTGCTAGCCATGCTCAAAAGCATTTCATTCGAATAGGAGTTAATCAACAAAGTGATAATTCATCAAAAAAGAGTAAAAGAAAGAACAAGTTTGACACAACCAAATGGAATGGAGATTTCCACCCTCTTCTATATAGGGATTATATTCCACCTCCCCATCCTTCTTCAAATCTTCAAACACAACCAATTGTATATCAGTAA
- the LOC123922556 gene encoding uncharacterized mitochondrial protein AtMg00810-like produces MRIDEFLSKNGYSKCTVEHGIYVKGTSQNRLCIVCLYVDDLLITGSSKDEVKKLTSLLSSEFDMTNLGGLKYFLGLEFTKTSSGMLIHQRKYASDILKRFNMMDCNSANTPMETASNLNADDEGKSVNSTHYKQMVGSLRYACNSRPDICHSVGIVSRFMQSPKLSHMQAVKRIIRYLQGTIDYGVLYTKTDENQKKLVGYCDSDWSGDKVERRSSMGYIFTLFNCPISWSSKKQSVVALSTCEAEYISACNAACQGIWLLALLQEMKIDIE; encoded by the coding sequence ATGAGAATAGATGAGTTTCTTAGCAAAAATGGATACTCAAAATGCACTGTTGAACATGGAATCTATGTTAAAGGTACATCACAGAATAGACTTTGCATAGTGtgtctatatgttgatgacttaCTGATAACTGGCAGTAGTAAAGATGAAGTTAAGAAGCTGACAAGTCTGCTAAGCTCAGAATTTGACATGACCAATTTAGGaggtttgaaatattttcttgggCTGGAATTCACTAAGACAAGTAGTGGTATGCTGATACATCAGAGGAAGTATGCTTCAGATATACTAAAGAGATTCAACATGATGGATTGTAATTCAGCCAACACTCCAATGGAAACTGCATCAAATTTGAATGCTGATGATGAAGGCAAATCTGTGAATAGTACTCACTATAAACAGATGGTAGGAAGCCTTAGATATGCTTGCAATTCAAGGCCAGATATATGTCATAGTGTAGGGATTGTTAGCAGATTTATGCAATCACCTAAACTGTCACATATGCAAGCAGTGAAGAGAATCATAAGATACCTACAGGGCACAATTGACTATGGTGTCTTGTACACCAAAACAGATGAGAACCAAAAGAAGCTTGTTGGTTATTGTGACTCTGACTGGTCAGGTGATAAAGTTGAAAGAAGAAGCTCAATGGGATACATCTTCACATTGTTCAATTGTCCAATCTCATGGAGTTCAAAAAAGCAAAGTGTAGTTGCCTTGTCCACATGTGAAGCAGAATACATCTCTGCTTGCAATGCTGCTTGCCAAGGAATTTGGTTGCTAGCATTACTGCAGGAAATGAAGATTGATATTGAATAG
- the LOC123922559 gene encoding uncharacterized protein LOC123922559, with amino-acid sequence MNGDVIIPWPCLAATTAQPHKSMSSVDNVKQQKTFADALANVCDIPVSQFPQPCVKGQEIAIMIPENEYLAGMDGCKNNLHGRIIWPKGSTPLKIDELRAKLATLWNSLGRWGMVSLGKGFYEFYFSSVEDVRRVRSVASWSLNPGYLKLFTWTNDFNLNAQHHTTAQVWIRISGLAQEYWRKNIIFAIVSSIGTPIYVDANTSKSVFERSFGHYARILVDVDLSVQLRYQLLVERKGFAFFVEIEYENLPDFCDYCKHIGHNNANCKQNKTVETEARDMGKKVSKSRKEFIQVRDNRQNQPRQQPVNNETASGSEAQPDANEPNKEDVVNVNHISQTGNEDQELVNGNENLRITQEVPEFVPDTPISDKLTDEAIETIEHDFNVNDDNPNIPKVVHQDVQILKFNPADMAEEQRNNQEGELALDNTDDQPFEIVLTKSQKKTKKRQE; translated from the coding sequence ATGAACGGTGATGTAATCATCCCTTGGCCATGTCTTGCAGCAACAACGGCACAGCCCCACAAGTCGATGTCTAGTGTCGACAATGTGAAACAGCAAAAAACGTTTGCGGATGCTCTAGCAAATGTCTGCGACATTCCGGTAAGTCAATTCCCGCAACCTTGTGTGAAAGGCCAAGAAATTGCAATTATGATTCCTGAAAATGAATATTTAGCTGGTATGGATGGATGCAAAAATAATCTTCATGGAAGAATTATTTGGCCGAAGGGATCGACCCCTTTGAAAATTGATGAGTTACGTGCGAAGCTTGCTACCTTGTGGAATTCATTGGGTCGCTGGGGAATGGTTTCTCTTGGCAAAGGTTTCTATGAATTCTATTTCTCTTCGGTGGAGGACGTGAGAAGGGTTCGCTCGGTGGCATCTTGGTCTCTAAATCCGGGATATCTTAAACTTTTTACCTGGACAAATGACTTCAACCTAAATGCTCAACATCACACTACTGCTCAGGTTTGGATTCGTATCTCTGGTCTTGCACAAGAATATTGGAGGAAGAACATCATCTTTGCTATAGTTAGTAGTATTGGAACTCCAATTTATGTAGATGCTAACACTAGTAAATCCGTTTTTGAGCGGTCTTTTGGGCACTATGCACGTATTCTTGTTGATGTAGATTTAAGCGTTCAGCTCAGATATCAATTATTAGTAGAACGTAAGGGATTTGCATTCTTCGTTGAGATAGAATATGAAAATCTCCCGGATTTTTGTGACTATTGTAAACATATTGGTCATAATAATGCTAATTGCAAACAGAATAAAACCGTTGAAACTGAAGCTCGTGACATGGGTAAAAAGGTTTCTAAATCGCGGAAAGAATTCATACAGGTGCGTGATAATCGTCAGAATCAACCTAGGCAACAACCTGTTAATAATGAAACTGCAAGTGGGAGTGAAGCGCAACCCGATGCAAATGAACCTAATAAAGAGGATGTTGTGAATGTTAATCACATTAGCCAGACTGGAAATGAAGACCAGGAGCTTGTGAATGGTAATGAGAATCTTCGAATAACTCAGGAAGTGCCTGAATTTGTGCCGGACACCCCCATCAGTGACAAGCTTACTGATGAGGCGATAGAGACAATAGAGCATGATTTCAATGTCAATGATGATAATCCAAATATACCCAAGGTGGTTCATCAGGATGTGCAAATCTTAAAATTCAATCCGGCGGATATGGCGGAGGAACAGAGGAATAATCAGGAAGGAGAATTAGCTCTAGACAACACAGATGATCAACCTTTCGAGATTGTTCTCACTAAGTCGCAGAAAAAGACAAAGAAAAGGCAAGAGTAA
- the LOC123881516 gene encoding probable transcription factor At5g61620, translated as MEWFTWDNDKSFEENLLESPEEILEGQSLVPRQLAAKVKEHTQMIEEGNFELPTHKYDCIPKYNTSTDVNKVPPLMKKIKKVQHWKEEEHRLFLEGLEKYGKGNWKAISKYVGTKSYTQVASHAQKYFIRVDQQNVDSSKKSKRRSKFDTTLWNGNFHPLLYRDYIPPPPPNVETQPIVEQLLQQFQQAQKAL; from the exons ATGGAGTGGTTTACATGGGATAATGATAAAAGCTTCGAGGAAAACCTTTTAGAATCTCCAGAAGAGATACTTGAGGGACAATCTCTTGTTCCCAGACAATTAGCGGCCAAAGTAAAGGAGCACACTCAAATGATCGAGGAAGGTAATTTCGAGttgccaacacacaaatatgaTTGTATTCCAAAATACAATACTTCGACCGATGTGAACAAAGTTCCTCCACTTatgaaaaaaatcaagaaaGTGCAACATTGGAAAGAAGAAGAACACAG GTTATTTCTCGAGGGGCTCGAGAAGTATGGCAAGGGAAATTGGAAAGCTATTTCGAAGTATGTTGGCACAAAATCTTATACTCAAGTTGCTAGCCATGCTCAAAAGTATTTCATTCGAGTTGATCAACAAAATGTTGATTCATCAAAAAAGAGTAAAAGAAGAAGTAAATTTGACACTACCTTATGGAACGGAAATTTCCACCCTCTTCTCTATAGGGACTAcattcctcctcctcctccaaatGTTGAGACACAACCAATTGTAGAGCAGTTACTGCAACAATTTCAACAAGCCCAAAAAGCATTGTAG
- the LOC123922557 gene encoding probable transcription factor At5g61620 codes for MEWFTWDNDKSFEENLLESPEEILEGQSLVPRQLAAKVKEHTQMIEEGNFELPTHKYDCIPKYNTSTDVNKVPPLMKKIKKVQHWKEEEHRLFLEGLEKYGKGNWKAISKYVGTKSYTQVASHAQKYFIRVDQQNVDSSKKSKRRSKFDTTLWNGNFHPLLYRDYIPPPPPNVETQPIVEQLLQQFQQAQKAL; via the exons ATGGAGTGGTTTACATGGGATAATGATAAAAGCTTCGAGGAAAACCTTTTAGAATCTCCAGAAGAGATACTTGAGGGACAATCTCTTGTTCCCAGACAATTAGCGGCCAAAGTAAAGGAGCACACTCAAATGATCGAGGAAGGTAATTTCGAGttgccaacacacaaatatgaTTGTATTCCAAAATACAATACTTCGACCGATGTGAACAAAGTTCCTCCGCTTatgaaaaaaatcaagaaaGTGCAACATTGGAAAGAAGAAGAACACAG GTTATTTCTCGAGGGGCTCGAGAAGTATGGCAAGGGAAATTGGAAAGCTATTTCGAAGTATGTTGGCACAAAATCTTATACTCAAGTTGCTAGCCATGCTCAAAAGTATTTCATTCGAGTTGATCAACAAAATGTTGATTCATCAAAAAAGAGTAAAAGAAGAAGTAAATTTGACACTACCTTATGGAACGGAAATTTCCACCCTCTTCTCTATAGGGACTACATTCCTCCGCCTCCTCCAAATGTTGAGACACAACCAATTGTAGAGCAGTTACTGCAACAATTTCAACAAGCCCAAAAAGCATTGTAG